The following coding sequences lie in one Pseudomonas syringae CC1557 genomic window:
- a CDS encoding aminoglycoside phosphotransferase family protein, giving the protein MSDQDIRLQSLKVWLDKQLPALFAAQNWGAVPPATLTAASSDASFRRYFRWEGAGRTFIVMDAPPPQENCKPFVDIAHLLEKSGVNVPKIYAEDLTQGFLLLNDLGCQTYLDVIDADNADALFTDAIQALLAYQQLPMDAPLPSYDTALLRRELELFPEWYVKHHLGIEMDEAQQADWQQVSELLINSALAQPKVLVHRDYMPRNLMISEPNPGVLDFQDAVYGPVTYDVTCLFKDAFLSWPQERVSGWLKTYWVQARAIGIPVQDDFAAFERGSELMGVQRHLKVIGIFARICHRDGKPRYLDDVPRFFAYIEAVLSRRPELAQLGQLLTSLQHSAELPA; this is encoded by the coding sequence ATGTCAGATCAAGATATACGCCTTCAATCCTTGAAAGTTTGGCTCGATAAGCAGCTGCCAGCGTTGTTTGCAGCGCAGAATTGGGGCGCCGTGCCCCCGGCCACGTTGACTGCGGCCAGCAGTGATGCAAGTTTCCGTCGTTATTTTCGCTGGGAGGGCGCCGGTCGAACTTTTATTGTCATGGACGCCCCTCCACCGCAGGAAAACTGCAAACCGTTCGTGGATATCGCTCATTTACTGGAAAAGTCGGGCGTTAATGTTCCGAAAATTTATGCCGAAGATCTGACACAAGGCTTTTTGCTGCTCAATGACCTGGGCTGCCAGACCTATCTGGATGTGATCGACGCCGATAACGCCGATGCACTGTTCACCGACGCGATCCAGGCGCTGCTGGCCTATCAGCAATTGCCGATGGACGCGCCGCTGCCCAGCTACGACACGGCTTTGCTGCGTCGCGAGCTGGAGTTGTTCCCCGAGTGGTACGTGAAGCACCATCTGGGTATCGAAATGGACGAAGCGCAACAGGCCGACTGGCAGCAGGTTAGCGAGCTGCTGATCAACAGCGCTCTTGCTCAGCCCAAAGTACTGGTGCATCGCGACTATATGCCCCGCAACCTGATGATCAGCGAGCCGAATCCGGGTGTGCTGGACTTCCAGGATGCGGTGTACGGCCCGGTCACCTACGACGTAACCTGTCTGTTCAAGGACGCTTTCCTGAGCTGGCCGCAAGAGCGGGTCAGCGGCTGGCTCAAGACATACTGGGTTCAGGCGCGTGCCATCGGCATTCCTGTGCAGGACGATTTTGCAGCGTTTGAACGCGGCAGTGAGCTGATGGGTGTACAGCGACATCTGAAGGTCATCGGGATTTTCGCGCGTATCTGCCACCGCGATGGCAAACCGCGTTATCTGGACGATGTGCCGCGCTTCTTCGCTTATATAGAAGCGGTCTTGTCGCGACGTCCCGAGCTGGCTCAGTTGGGGCAATTGCTCACCAGCCTGCAGCACTCCGCAGAGCTCCCTGCCTGA
- the pdxA gene encoding 4-hydroxythreonine-4-phosphate dehydrogenase PdxA, translating to MKPKRFALTPGEPAGIGPDLCLLLATQPQPYPLIAITSRSLLLERAAQLGVAVDLLDVTPDAFPDLPAPAGSLYVWDTPLAAPVVTGVLNKANAAFVLQTLTRAGQGCLDGLFSGMITAPVHKGVINDGGIAFSGHTEFLAELTHTEQVVMMLATGDLRVALVTTHLPLRDVADAITPDRLERVTRILHADLVSKFGIAQPRILVCGLNPHAGESGHLGREEIDIIEPTLERLRSEGLDLRGPLPADTLFTPKYLEHCDAVLAMYHDQGLPVLKYKGFGAAVNVTLGLPIIRTSVDHGTALDLAGSANIDTGSLRVALQTAYQMAETHS from the coding sequence GTGAAACCCAAGCGTTTCGCACTGACACCCGGCGAGCCGGCCGGCATAGGCCCTGACCTTTGCCTGCTGCTCGCCACGCAGCCTCAGCCCTACCCCCTGATTGCCATCACCAGCCGTAGCCTGCTTCTTGAGCGGGCTGCGCAACTGGGCGTTGCCGTCGATCTGCTGGATGTCACCCCCGACGCTTTCCCGGATCTGCCAGCGCCTGCCGGCAGTCTTTACGTTTGGGATACGCCTCTGGCAGCCCCGGTCGTAACCGGCGTGCTGAACAAGGCTAACGCCGCCTTCGTGCTACAGACCCTGACTCGCGCCGGGCAAGGCTGCCTCGACGGGCTGTTCAGCGGCATGATTACCGCTCCGGTACACAAGGGTGTGATCAACGACGGCGGCATCGCCTTTTCCGGACACACCGAGTTTCTTGCCGAACTGACCCACACCGAACAGGTGGTGATGATGCTGGCAACCGGCGACCTGCGTGTGGCACTGGTGACCACTCACCTGCCCTTGCGTGACGTGGCCGATGCCATTACGCCTGACCGGCTGGAGCGCGTGACACGCATTCTGCACGCCGATCTGGTCAGCAAGTTCGGTATCGCCCAGCCGCGTATTCTGGTCTGCGGCCTTAACCCTCATGCTGGCGAAAGCGGGCATCTGGGCCGAGAAGAAATCGACATCATTGAACCGACTCTGGAGCGTCTGCGCAGCGAAGGCCTGGATTTACGCGGCCCGCTGCCCGCCGACACTCTGTTTACCCCCAAATATCTGGAGCACTGCGATGCGGTGCTGGCGATGTACCACGACCAGGGCCTGCCCGTGCTGAAATACAAAGGTTTCGGCGCAGCCGTCAATGTGACGCTCGGCTTGCCGATTATCCGCACCTCTGTCGATCACGGCACAGCGCTGGATCTGGCCGGTAGCGCGAACATCGACACCGGCAGCCTGCGCGTCGCGCTGCAAACCGCTTACCAGATGGCCGAGACCCATTCATGA
- the glpE gene encoding thiosulfate sulfurtransferase GlpE, producing the protein MTEFKRIPPEQAQALREQGAVLVDVRDAQAFQSNHIPDSRHLDNHSIADFIAKADLDKPLVVVCYHGNSSQQAAAYLVGQGFSDVYSVDGGFELWRTTYPAETAQG; encoded by the coding sequence ATGACCGAATTCAAACGTATCCCGCCTGAACAGGCTCAGGCACTACGCGAACAGGGTGCCGTACTGGTCGATGTTCGTGATGCGCAGGCTTTTCAAAGCAATCACATTCCTGATTCCCGGCATCTGGATAATCACTCGATCGCTGACTTCATCGCCAAGGCCGACCTGGACAAGCCGCTGGTAGTGGTCTGCTACCACGGTAACTCCAGCCAGCAAGCCGCGGCCTATCTGGTGGGTCAGGGTTTCTCTGACGTGTACAGCGTCGACGGTGGTTTCGAACTCTGGCGCACCACTTACCCGGCCGAAACCGCACAAGGCTGA
- a CDS encoding LPS-assembly protein LptD, with protein MALKSPAFRKKFPLLVTGSLLAMQPLATQFVVAAEQYDCSVSASGAWNCAPKSNTAAVDLPPRPVHDTASVSSNGTVSSESTSSSGQAAGTQLVTEAKGKGLKSRSADYSHLDWVPREKLTAAQLAETGPYCSGAYVEPVRPGMDDKTKMSEAPMFVGAKASRYEQEAQVATLAGDVVMRQGSMQVEAQEAALHQAENRGELNGNVRLRDNGALIVGDKAELQLDTGEARVDNAEYVLHKSNVRGNALYAKRAENAIIRLKDGTYTTCEPNSNAWTLKGNNITLNPATGFGTATNVTLRVKDIPVLYTPYIYFPIDDRRQSGFLPPTISAGGDNGFTLVTPYYFNLAPNYDATLYPRYMADRGLLMEGEFRYLTKSSEGQFGGAYLNDENDDRRLQSDYDKTRWMINWQHKGGLDSRWLTQVDYTDISDPYYFQDLETDQIGVKRTDYINQQGSLTYRGDSYSAVLNAQAYKLATVANVTPYNRLPQLTVNGTLPYSPGGLKFDYQTEAVRFERDLRSGAFIDENGNSETRLDNNIAGLARANGDRLNLAPAVSLPMNWSYGFLTPKLKYVYTQYALDLDSQGKNSLLAGEEYNSSQSRSVPIFSVDSGLYFDRNTNWFGKDYRQTLEPRLFYLYVPEKDQTDIPVFDTSESTFNYASLFRDNRFTGSDRIGDENKLSLGITNRWIEDNGFERQRFSIGQALYFEDRKVQLPGVSFADRDDAQARVSPYALEYEYRFNRDWRFNSDFNWDPDSKSTRSGSAMFHYQPEAEPNKVVNLGYRYRNDQIRYDESTGRWIVGGGDYGTPGSPNYVKDYYKIQQHDFSVIWPIVPQWSVISRWQYDYNRQRTLEAFGGFEYDNCCWKMRLVNRYWVDYDEFSQAAPQNEKGDRGIFLQIVLKGLGGVTGAKVDSFLDKGIQGYREREDQAF; from the coding sequence ATGGCATTGAAATCCCCCGCGTTTCGTAAAAAATTTCCGTTGCTCGTAACCGGCAGTCTGCTGGCGATGCAACCTCTGGCCACTCAGTTCGTGGTCGCCGCGGAACAGTATGACTGCTCAGTCTCTGCTTCGGGTGCCTGGAACTGTGCGCCGAAATCCAATACCGCTGCTGTAGACCTGCCTCCGCGCCCCGTGCATGACACGGCGTCGGTCAGTTCCAACGGTACGGTCTCATCGGAGAGTACCTCTTCGAGTGGGCAGGCTGCGGGCACGCAACTGGTCACCGAAGCCAAGGGCAAAGGTCTGAAGTCGCGTAGTGCTGACTACAGCCACCTCGATTGGGTTCCTCGCGAAAAGCTTACCGCAGCACAACTGGCCGAAACCGGCCCGTATTGCTCGGGTGCTTACGTCGAGCCTGTTCGCCCGGGCATGGACGACAAGACCAAGATGAGCGAAGCGCCGATGTTCGTGGGAGCCAAGGCTTCACGATACGAACAGGAAGCGCAGGTCGCGACACTCGCTGGTGACGTCGTCATGCGTCAGGGCAGCATGCAGGTAGAGGCCCAGGAGGCCGCTCTGCATCAGGCCGAGAACCGTGGCGAGCTGAACGGCAATGTCCGTTTGCGCGACAACGGTGCGCTGATCGTCGGTGACAAGGCAGAGTTGCAGCTCGATACCGGCGAAGCCCGTGTCGACAACGCCGAGTACGTCCTGCACAAGTCGAATGTTCGCGGTAACGCCCTGTACGCCAAGCGTGCAGAGAACGCGATCATCCGTCTCAAGGACGGCACGTACACCACGTGCGAACCGAACAGCAACGCCTGGACACTCAAGGGCAACAACATCACGCTGAACCCGGCCACCGGCTTTGGTACAGCGACCAACGTTACCCTGCGGGTCAAGGACATACCGGTACTCTACACGCCGTATATCTACTTCCCGATCGACGACCGTCGTCAATCCGGCTTTCTGCCGCCGACCATTTCGGCAGGCGGTGATAACGGCTTCACGCTGGTAACGCCTTACTACTTCAACCTGGCACCGAATTACGACGCCACGTTGTACCCGCGCTACATGGCAGACCGCGGTCTGTTGATGGAAGGCGAGTTCCGTTACCTGACCAAGAGCAGCGAAGGTCAGTTCGGTGGCGCGTACCTGAACGACGAAAACGACGATCGCAGGCTCCAGTCGGACTACGACAAGACCCGCTGGATGATCAACTGGCAGCACAAGGGCGGGCTTGATTCGCGCTGGCTGACACAGGTTGATTACACCGACATCAGCGATCCGTACTATTTCCAGGACCTTGAAACCGACCAGATCGGCGTCAAGAGAACCGACTACATCAATCAGCAGGGCTCCCTGACCTACCGTGGAGACAGCTACTCGGCCGTACTCAACGCTCAGGCCTACAAGCTGGCGACGGTTGCCAACGTCACGCCGTACAACCGCCTGCCTCAGCTAACGGTCAACGGCACACTGCCTTATAGCCCGGGCGGCCTGAAGTTCGATTATCAGACCGAGGCTGTTCGTTTTGAACGTGATCTGCGCAGTGGCGCATTCATCGACGAAAATGGTAATTCGGAAACCCGCCTGGACAACAACATCGCAGGTCTGGCCCGAGCCAATGGCGACCGCCTGAACCTGGCGCCAGCTGTTAGCCTGCCGATGAACTGGTCCTACGGCTTCCTGACGCCGAAGCTCAAGTACGTCTACACGCAGTACGCGCTGGATCTCGACAGCCAAGGCAAGAACTCGCTTCTGGCTGGCGAAGAGTACAACAGCAGCCAGAGCCGCAGCGTGCCGATCTTCAGCGTCGACAGCGGCCTGTATTTTGACCGCAACACCAACTGGTTCGGCAAGGATTACCGCCAGACCCTGGAACCGCGCCTGTTCTATCTCTATGTTCCCGAGAAAGACCAGACCGACATTCCGGTGTTCGACACCAGCGAAAGCACGTTCAACTATGCCTCGCTGTTCCGTGATAACCGCTTCACCGGTTCCGATCGCATCGGCGACGAGAACAAGTTGTCGCTGGGTATCACCAACCGCTGGATCGAAGACAACGGCTTTGAACGTCAGCGCTTCAGCATCGGTCAGGCGCTGTATTTCGAAGACCGCAAGGTGCAACTGCCTGGGGTTTCATTCGCAGATCGCGACGACGCACAGGCACGTGTTTCGCCTTACGCGCTGGAATACGAGTACCGTTTCAACCGCGACTGGCGCTTCAACTCCGACTTCAACTGGGATCCGGACAGCAAGAGCACCCGTTCGGGCAGCGCGATGTTCCATTACCAGCCTGAAGCCGAACCCAACAAGGTCGTCAACCTTGGCTATCGCTATCGCAACGACCAGATTCGTTACGACGAAAGTACTGGCCGCTGGATCGTCGGTGGTGGTGACTACGGGACTCCGGGTTCACCGAACTACGTGAAGGATTACTACAAGATCCAGCAGCACGACTTCTCGGTTATCTGGCCGATCGTGCCGCAGTGGAGCGTGATCAGCCGCTGGCAGTATGACTACAACCGTCAACGCACCCTCGAAGCTTTCGGCGGGTTCGAATACGACAATTGCTGCTGGAAAATGCGTCTGGTCAATCGCTACTGGGTCGACTACGACGAGTTCAGCCAGGCAGCTCCTCAGAACGAGAAAGGCGACCGCGGCATATTCCTACAAATCGTGTTGAAGGGGCTCGGCGGTGTGACTGGCGCCAAGGTAGACAGCTTCCTCGACAAAGGCATCCAAGGTTATCGTGAACGTGAAGACCAAGCTTTCTGA
- the apaG gene encoding Co2+/Mg2+ efflux protein ApaG: protein MSDSRYQVDVSVVTRFLAEQSQPEQNRFAFAYTITVLNNGTLPAKLLSRHWVITDGDGHVEEVRGEGVVGQQPLIKVGQSHTYSSGTVMTTRVGTMQGTYQMLAEDGKRFDAVIVPFRLAVPGSLH, encoded by the coding sequence ATGTCCGATTCTCGTTATCAGGTCGACGTCAGCGTCGTCACGCGTTTTCTCGCAGAACAATCGCAGCCCGAGCAGAACCGCTTTGCTTTCGCCTACACCATCACGGTACTCAACAACGGCACACTGCCTGCCAAGCTGCTGTCGCGGCACTGGGTCATCACTGATGGTGACGGCCATGTCGAGGAAGTCCGTGGCGAAGGTGTAGTGGGTCAGCAGCCGCTGATCAAGGTCGGGCAGAGCCATACCTATAGCAGCGGCACGGTCATGACCACGCGGGTTGGCACCATGCAGGGCACTTATCAGATGCTGGCCGAAGACGGCAAACGCTTCGACGCCGTGATCGTGCCGTTCCGCCTTGCGGTTCCGGGTTCGCTGCACTGA
- a CDS encoding peptidylprolyl isomerase has translation MKTKLSDCLRPLMLGALLLSGAVHAAVQPLDSVVAIVDNDVIMKSQMDQRVREVQQTIAKRGSAVPPAEDLQKQVLDRLILENLQLQMGERAGIRVSDEELNQAIGTIAQRNNMSVDQFRAALAHDGLSYEDAREQVRREMIISRVRQRRVAERIQVSEQEVKNFLASDQGKAQLSEEFHLANILIAVPDSASSDAIKAAEKKAKSIYEQLKQGADFAKLATTDSSSENALEGGDMGWRKAAQLPPPFGDMFSSMPVGGVTPPARTPGGIIILKLLEKRGGQGQAQMRDEVHVRHILIKPSEIRSEEATKLLAEKIYERIQNGEDFATLAKSFSEDPGSALNGGDLNWVDPNSLVPEFRAVMNDTPQDVVSKPFKTAYGWHVLEVLGRRAKDATGQAREQQALSVLRNRKYDEELQTWLRQIRDEAYVEIKLPGATQAAQ, from the coding sequence GTGAAGACCAAGCTTTCTGATTGTCTGCGCCCGCTGATGCTGGGCGCGTTACTGCTGAGCGGTGCTGTGCATGCAGCGGTTCAACCTCTGGACAGTGTTGTGGCCATCGTCGATAACGACGTGATCATGAAAAGCCAGATGGACCAGCGTGTTCGTGAAGTTCAGCAAACCATTGCCAAGCGCGGCTCTGCCGTACCGCCAGCCGAAGATCTGCAAAAGCAGGTTCTGGATCGTCTGATTCTGGAAAACCTGCAATTGCAGATGGGCGAGCGGGCCGGCATTCGGGTCAGCGATGAAGAACTGAACCAGGCGATTGGCACCATTGCCCAGCGTAACAACATGAGCGTGGACCAGTTCCGCGCCGCGTTGGCGCACGACGGTCTGTCTTACGAGGATGCACGCGAGCAGGTTCGCCGGGAAATGATCATCAGCCGGGTGCGTCAGCGCCGGGTGGCTGAGCGCATCCAGGTCTCCGAACAGGAAGTGAAGAACTTCCTCGCCTCCGATCAGGGCAAGGCTCAGCTGTCTGAAGAGTTTCACCTGGCCAACATCCTGATCGCAGTACCGGACAGCGCCTCCTCGGACGCCATCAAGGCCGCTGAAAAAAAGGCCAAGAGCATTTATGAACAGCTGAAGCAGGGCGCGGACTTCGCCAAACTGGCAACCACCGACTCCTCCAGCGAAAATGCACTGGAAGGTGGCGACATGGGCTGGCGCAAGGCAGCTCAACTGCCACCGCCTTTCGGTGACATGTTCAGCTCGATGCCTGTTGGCGGCGTGACGCCTCCAGCGCGGACGCCAGGCGGAATCATTATCCTCAAACTGCTCGAAAAGCGCGGCGGTCAGGGTCAGGCACAGATGCGTGATGAAGTGCATGTGCGTCATATCCTGATCAAGCCAAGCGAAATCCGTAGCGAGGAAGCGACCAAGCTTCTGGCAGAGAAAATCTACGAGCGCATCCAGAATGGCGAAGACTTCGCTACGCTGGCCAAAAGCTTCTCGGAAGATCCGGGCTCGGCGCTTAACGGCGGCGACCTGAACTGGGTAGACCCCAACTCTCTGGTTCCCGAGTTCCGTGCCGTCATGAACGATACGCCGCAAGACGTAGTGTCCAAACCGTTCAAGACCGCCTACGGCTGGCACGTCCTGGAAGTTCTTGGCCGTCGTGCCAAAGATGCAACAGGTCAGGCTCGTGAGCAGCAAGCACTGAGCGTATTGCGTAACCGCAAGTACGACGAAGAGCTGCAAACCTGGTTGCGTCAGATCCGTGACGAAGCCTACGTTGAAATCAAACTCCCTGGCGCGACCCAGGCTGCACAGTGA
- a CDS encoding symmetrical bis(5'-nucleosyl)-tetraphosphatase — protein MAVYAVGDLQGCLDPLKCLLDHVSFDPSRDRLWLVGDLVNRGPQSLETLRYLYTIRESLVCVLGNHDLHLLAAARNVERLKKGDTLREIIDAPDRDELLGWLRRQKLMHHDENRNIAMVHAGIPPQWSLKKALKCAAEVEQALQDEQLYGAFLDGMYGNEPAKWDSNLTGVTRLRVITNYFTRMRFCTSDGKLDLKSKEGVGSAMPGYVPWFSHTTRKTRDVKIIFGHWAALEGRCDEPGVFALDSGCVWGGAMTLLNVDTLERHQCNCDAVGNAAPGPVIIGMQPGIADSQQPQAQEPKQ, from the coding sequence ATGGCGGTTTACGCGGTTGGCGACCTGCAAGGTTGTCTTGATCCCCTGAAATGCCTGCTCGACCACGTCAGTTTCGATCCTTCCCGGGATCGACTGTGGCTGGTGGGCGATCTGGTCAACCGCGGGCCCCAGTCGCTGGAAACCCTGCGTTACCTGTACACCATCCGGGAATCGCTGGTCTGCGTGCTGGGTAACCATGATCTGCACCTGCTCGCGGCCGCTCGCAACGTCGAACGCCTGAAGAAAGGCGATACGCTGCGCGAAATTATCGACGCACCGGATCGCGATGAGTTGCTGGGCTGGCTGCGCCGACAGAAACTCATGCACCACGATGAAAACCGCAACATCGCCATGGTGCATGCCGGCATCCCTCCGCAATGGTCACTGAAAAAAGCCCTCAAGTGCGCCGCCGAAGTTGAGCAGGCGCTTCAGGACGAGCAGCTGTATGGCGCGTTTCTGGATGGCATGTACGGCAATGAACCCGCCAAGTGGGACAGTAACCTGACCGGCGTGACGCGCTTGCGAGTCATCACCAACTACTTCACGCGCATGCGCTTCTGCACCAGCGACGGCAAGCTCGATCTGAAGAGCAAGGAAGGCGTCGGCTCCGCGATGCCTGGTTACGTGCCCTGGTTCAGCCACACGACCCGCAAGACCCGAGACGTAAAGATCATTTTCGGCCACTGGGCGGCACTGGAAGGTCGTTGCGACGAACCCGGAGTCTTTGCGCTCGACAGCGGATGTGTCTGGGGCGGCGCCATGACCCTGCTCAACGTTGATACGCTTGAACGTCATCAGTGCAATTGCGATGCTGTAGGCAATGCCGCGCCCGGGCCAGTCATCATCGGTATGCAGCCCGGTATCGCCGACAGTCAGCAACCTCAGGCTCAGGAGCCCAAGCAATGA
- the rsmA gene encoding 16S rRNA (adenine(1518)-N(6)/adenine(1519)-N(6))-dimethyltransferase RsmA — protein sequence MTEQYQHRARKRFGQNFLHDAGVIDKILRAIRAKSEERLLEIGPGQGALTEGLLNSGAQLDVVELDKDLIPILNSQFASKPNFSLHQGDALKFDFNSLGAEPHSLRVVGNLPYNISTPLIFHLLQNASLIRDMHFMLQKEVVERMAAGPGGGDWGRLSIMVQYHCRVEHLFNVGPGAFNPPPKVDSAIVRLVPHETLPHPAKDHRVLERVVREAFNQRRKTLRNTLKLLLSSDEITASGVDGSLRPEQLDLAAFVRLADTLSEKVVTE from the coding sequence ATGACCGAGCAATACCAACACCGGGCGCGCAAGCGCTTCGGGCAGAACTTCCTGCACGACGCAGGCGTTATCGACAAGATCCTGCGTGCCATTCGGGCCAAATCCGAAGAGCGGCTGCTGGAAATCGGCCCCGGCCAGGGCGCGCTGACTGAAGGCCTGCTCAACAGCGGCGCCCAACTGGACGTGGTCGAGTTGGATAAGGACCTGATCCCGATCCTGAACAGCCAGTTCGCCAGCAAGCCGAACTTCAGCCTGCATCAAGGCGATGCGCTGAAATTCGATTTCAACAGCCTGGGTGCAGAGCCACACAGTCTGCGCGTGGTCGGCAATCTGCCGTACAACATTTCCACGCCACTGATCTTTCACCTGCTGCAGAACGCCAGCCTGATTCGCGACATGCACTTCATGCTGCAGAAGGAAGTGGTCGAGCGCATGGCTGCAGGGCCTGGTGGGGGTGACTGGGGCCGTTTGTCGATCATGGTTCAGTACCATTGCCGCGTCGAACACCTGTTCAACGTCGGGCCGGGGGCGTTCAACCCGCCGCCTAAAGTGGACTCGGCCATTGTTCGTCTGGTCCCGCACGAAACACTGCCCCATCCGGCCAAGGACCACCGTGTTCTGGAGCGAGTGGTGCGTGAGGCGTTCAACCAGCGTCGCAAGACCTTGCGCAACACGCTCAAATTGCTGCTCAGCAGCGATGAGATCACCGCTTCCGGAGTGGACGGCAGCCTGCGTCCTGAACAACTGGACCTGGCAGCATTCGTGCGCCTGGCCGACACGCTCAGTGAAAAGGTTGTAACCGAGTAA
- a CDS encoding PrkA family serine protein kinase, with protein MSIFSHFKDRFESTRQEELSLQEYLELCKQDRSAYASAAERLLLAIGEPELVDTSVNSRLSRIFSNKVIRRYPAFADFHGMEECIDQIVSYFRHAAQGLEEKKQILYLLGPVGGGKSSLAEKLKQLIEKVPFYAIKGSPVFESPLGLFNASEDGAILEEDFGIPRRYLSTIMSPWATKRLAEFGGDISQFKVVKLYPSVLNQIAVAKTEPGDENNQDISALVGKVDIRKLEEFPQNDADAYSYSGALCRANQGLMEFVEMFKAPIKVLHPLLTATQEGNYNSTEGLGAIPFTGILLAHSNESEWHSFRNNKNNEAFIDRIYIVKVPYCLRVSDEIKIYDKLLFNSSLAKAHCAPDTLKMLAQFTTLSRLKEPDNSNIYSKMRVYDGENLKDTDPKAKSIQEYRDSAGVDEGMNGLSTRFAFKILSKVFNFDPHEIAANPVHLLYVLEQQIEQEQFPAETRERYLRFIKEYLAPRYIEFIGKEIQTAYLESYSEYGQNIFDRYVLYADFWIQDQEYRDPETGEILNRVALNEELEKIEKPAGISNPKDFRNEIVNFVLRARANNNGKNPTWLSYEKLRVVIEKKMFSNTEDLLPVISFNAKASKEDQQKHNDFVTRMVERGYTDKQVRLLSEWYLRVRKSQ; from the coding sequence ATGAGTATATTCAGCCACTTCAAAGACCGCTTTGAAAGCACACGACAGGAAGAGCTCTCGTTACAGGAGTATCTTGAGCTCTGCAAACAGGATCGCAGCGCCTATGCCTCTGCCGCAGAACGTCTGCTGCTGGCCATTGGCGAACCTGAACTGGTGGACACATCCGTCAATTCCCGGTTGTCGCGAATCTTCTCCAACAAGGTCATACGCCGCTATCCGGCCTTTGCCGACTTCCACGGGATGGAAGAATGCATCGACCAGATCGTCTCGTATTTCCGCCATGCCGCCCAAGGCCTGGAAGAGAAGAAACAAATCCTCTATCTGCTCGGCCCGGTGGGCGGTGGTAAATCGTCCCTGGCTGAAAAACTCAAGCAACTGATCGAAAAAGTCCCGTTCTACGCCATCAAGGGCTCGCCGGTTTTCGAATCACCCCTGGGCCTGTTCAATGCCAGTGAGGACGGTGCGATTCTTGAAGAAGACTTCGGGATTCCGCGACGCTACCTGAGCACCATCATGTCGCCCTGGGCGACCAAACGTCTGGCTGAGTTCGGGGGCGACATCAGTCAGTTCAAGGTGGTCAAGCTGTACCCTTCTGTTCTCAATCAGATCGCTGTCGCGAAAACCGAGCCAGGCGACGAGAACAACCAGGATATCTCCGCGCTGGTCGGCAAGGTCGATATCCGCAAACTGGAAGAATTCCCGCAAAACGACGCCGACGCGTACAGCTACTCGGGCGCACTGTGCCGGGCCAACCAGGGCCTGATGGAATTCGTCGAGATGTTCAAGGCGCCGATCAAGGTCCTCCATCCATTGCTGACGGCCACTCAGGAAGGCAACTACAACAGTACCGAGGGGCTGGGGGCGATTCCGTTCACCGGTATTCTGCTGGCGCACTCCAACGAATCGGAATGGCACAGCTTTCGCAACAACAAGAACAACGAAGCCTTCATCGACCGTATCTACATCGTGAAGGTGCCGTATTGCCTGCGCGTCAGCGACGAGATCAAGATTTACGACAAGCTGCTGTTCAACAGCTCGCTGGCCAAGGCGCATTGCGCGCCAGACACCCTGAAAATGCTCGCGCAATTCACCACCCTGTCGCGCCTCAAGGAACCGGACAACTCCAACATCTACTCGAAGATGCGCGTGTATGACGGCGAGAACCTGAAGGATACCGATCCAAAGGCCAAGTCGATTCAGGAGTATCGCGACAGCGCAGGCGTGGATGAAGGCATGAACGGCCTGTCCACGCGCTTCGCGTTCAAGATCCTGTCCAAGGTCTTCAACTTCGATCCTCACGAAATCGCTGCCAACCCGGTCCACCTGCTCTATGTGCTGGAACAGCAAATTGAACAGGAGCAATTCCCCGCAGAGACCCGCGAACGCTACCTGCGTTTCATCAAGGAATATCTGGCGCCGCGTTACATTGAATTCATCGGCAAGGAAATCCAGACCGCATACCTGGAGTCCTACAGCGAGTACGGCCAGAACATCTTTGACCGCTATGTGCTGTACGCGGATTTCTGGATTCAGGATCAGGAATACCGCGACCCGGAAACCGGCGAAATTCTCAATCGCGTGGCGTTGAACGAGGAACTGGAGAAAATCGAGAAACCGGCAGGCATTAGTAACCCGAAAGATTTCCGCAACGAAATCGTCAACTTCGTGCTGCGTGCCCGCGCCAATAACAACGGCAAGAACCCGACCTGGCTCAGTTACGAGAAACTGCGTGTGGTGATCGAGAAGAAAATGTTCTCCAACACCGAGGACCTTCTGCCGGTTATCAGTTTCAATGCCAAAGCCAGCAAAGAGGATCAGCAGAAACACAACGACTTCGTCACACGAATGGTCGAGAGGGGCTACACGGACAAGCAGGTACGGCTGCTATCCGAATGGTATCTGCGCGTGCGCAAGTCGCAATAA